Proteins co-encoded in one Saprospira grandis genomic window:
- a CDS encoding LytTR family DNA-binding domain-containing protein, whose product MFPLFRQPSALRESLSYQLGFSLFLGLVVTLVVHSQMPDSPVSAYREWADAAICGLTAILVFSGQLSILPYLFGSWFSPDRWTIGRDLLFSSWVFFVVGVVNSLMLVYLGWMQFQWSGFFWQQFLQLAWGLPPISLMVVWRNQKYAALNMAWSKQIEEKIEERGSLALGPGPELLRLQAAQRPLGLPAPQKREGPKLLVYHQGAAKSIFLEDILALYSQKGELEIYWAEAEQLAYIKVQMRLKDTQEALAQQTILHRVHRFYWANLARVTATESNARHILLSLPQLPQSIPVSKTYRKAVQDYFEMD is encoded by the coding sequence TGTGGTGCATAGCCAAATGCCCGATAGTCCGGTTTCGGCTTATCGGGAGTGGGCGGATGCTGCCATTTGTGGACTTACGGCTATTTTGGTTTTTAGTGGGCAGCTCAGCATTTTGCCTTATTTGTTTGGCAGTTGGTTTAGTCCGGACCGTTGGACAATTGGCCGAGATTTGCTGTTTAGTAGCTGGGTGTTTTTTGTGGTGGGGGTCGTCAATTCGCTAATGCTGGTTTATTTGGGCTGGATGCAGTTTCAGTGGTCTGGCTTTTTTTGGCAGCAGTTTTTACAATTGGCTTGGGGCCTCCCTCCTATTAGTTTGATGGTGGTTTGGCGCAATCAGAAGTATGCGGCCTTAAATATGGCTTGGTCCAAACAGATTGAAGAAAAAATTGAGGAGCGAGGCAGTTTGGCCCTAGGCCCTGGCCCCGAGCTGCTGCGCTTGCAAGCGGCCCAAAGGCCTTTGGGTTTGCCCGCTCCCCAAAAACGAGAAGGGCCCAAGTTGTTGGTTTATCATCAGGGAGCGGCCAAGAGCATTTTTTTAGAAGATATTTTGGCGCTTTATAGCCAAAAGGGAGAATTGGAGATTTATTGGGCCGAAGCCGAACAACTGGCTTACATAAAAGTGCAAATGCGGCTAAAAGACACCCAAGAAGCCCTGGCCCAACAAACTATTTTGCATCGGGTGCACCGTTTTTATTGGGCCAATTTGGCCCGAGTAACCGCCACCGAAAGTAATGCAAGACATATTTTACTCTCTTTGCCGCAGTTGCCACAAAGCATTCCCGTTTCTAAAACTTATAGAAAAGCCGTACAAGATTATTTTGAGATGGATTAG
- a CDS encoding serine hydrolase domain-containing protein encodes MNPAISVALIYPEGPFAYRNFGGPEITEKSQYEIGSLSKTFTAELALHLLGKKLRQPLSELLPKVDNQYLEEIRPLDLLQHQAGIPRLSPNFSPANWANPYQDYSEKKMWQELRDWEPYEMGQWAYSNWSYMILGQIIEQQTAQSYEQLLQSVFKKAKLKNTHFGPTAEAVAPRNLGVPSASWEFSGPSRYAGGLWSSTEDLATFLSYQIEHNILFQPGWVEDAIPTGLDDLGQGKLYYKGGWFIYRPDEETEILMQTGLTGSYSSIMAYNKTNGKGVVLLSNSLQLADDIALAYIYPKMELEEPQRNLAYDLAEKIEAGDFKNLEKWYWKNKMDDSQEDLLDIYWLERYHYGQKNYAASGPLSNIMYKILPEDWEACVIQAENLAAQGKCKAAKKIYKKAMNLAPERQEMISKKMNACKD; translated from the coding sequence ATCAATCCGGCCATTTCTGTCGCTTTAATATATCCTGAGGGGCCGTTTGCTTATCGGAACTTTGGGGGCCCTGAAATCACGGAAAAAAGCCAGTACGAAATTGGTTCGTTGAGCAAAACCTTCACGGCAGAATTGGCCTTGCATTTATTGGGCAAAAAACTTCGGCAGCCTTTATCGGAGCTGCTTCCGAAAGTCGATAATCAATATTTGGAAGAAATTCGGCCTTTAGATTTACTGCAGCATCAGGCGGGCATCCCTCGTTTATCGCCTAATTTTTCGCCGGCCAATTGGGCCAACCCCTATCAAGATTATAGCGAAAAAAAAATGTGGCAGGAATTGAGGGATTGGGAGCCCTATGAAATGGGGCAATGGGCCTATTCTAACTGGAGCTATATGATTTTGGGCCAAATTATAGAGCAGCAAACAGCGCAAAGCTATGAGCAACTCCTGCAATCGGTTTTTAAAAAAGCCAAGCTGAAAAATACGCATTTTGGTCCCACTGCCGAGGCCGTAGCGCCTCGAAATTTGGGCGTACCGAGTGCAAGTTGGGAATTTTCTGGTCCTAGTCGCTATGCGGGTGGACTTTGGAGTTCGACCGAAGATTTAGCCACTTTTTTGAGCTACCAAATTGAACATAATATTTTATTTCAGCCCGGTTGGGTGGAGGATGCGATTCCTACTGGCCTGGATGATTTGGGCCAAGGAAAACTTTATTACAAAGGCGGTTGGTTTATTTATCGACCTGATGAAGAGACTGAAATCCTCATGCAGACGGGCCTCACGGGCAGTTATTCTAGCATCATGGCCTATAATAAAACCAACGGCAAGGGCGTAGTGCTGCTGAGCAACTCCCTACAATTGGCCGATGATATTGCGCTGGCCTACATTTATCCAAAAATGGAATTGGAGGAGCCGCAGCGCAATTTAGCCTATGATTTGGCCGAAAAAATTGAGGCGGGCGACTTCAAAAACCTAGAAAAATGGTATTGGAAAAACAAAATGGACGATAGCCAAGAGGATTTGCTCGATATTTATTGGTTGGAGCGCTATCATTATGGCCAAAAAAATTATGCGGCTAGCGGCCCGCTCAGTAATATTATGTACAAAATTTTGCCCGAAGATTGGGAAGCTTGCGTTATTCAAGCTGAAAACTTAGCGGCCCAGGGAAAATGCAAGGCCGCTAAAAAAATCTATAAAAAAGCCATGAATCTGGCGCCAGAACGCCAAGAAATGATAAGCAAAAAAATGAATGCTTGTAAAGATTAG
- a CDS encoding AAA family ATPase, which produces MKILKLYIQNINSLQAEEPICIDFEAAPLKEHSLFLIAGPTGSGKTTLLDAMTLALYGKAARFSGTQGSDHGKESNMISKGQKNAFSALEFSAKGGVYRAEWTVRINRNGKLELPKQRLVQIISEKQKPILATKKREFHKKIEELLDGLSFEGFCRSVLLAQGDFIAFLRDKENRSDILARITSAEQYSEISKAAFQKAKEEKEKLEALEKQLQAVDLLSAEELLALETALAQKKAEAEERQQKVKELEGQIKLAEQKKECETALLELQQQKASWAKNWAAQEPEHFLLAQHQKAEKAGGELKRLSQLETEIKALLVQQTKDEQQLAEKENALAKEATVLKELTQKLAEEEAQENDLQAQWQACERLDQEIKFAQKKLAETEAALEKILAQEKKQAAEQDQLAKQKEKSEQKAATIALAQKEQAALADSPEIIEELQALAQEIEQLHKAGNAQRAEEKKQKKAKKDLEQQLEQLKNKLAEEVKEEQALSEALAKEELSLAELLPKKTLLEKDLAQAQEIQGPWQEHIDLRKGIQQAEEQLAKTLAEKTKNEEELQPLQENEARNKERLTDLQKHIASQERLCELLKQQMGAAQYRQYLEEGKACALCGSTEHPHAHEAFDQEGKQKELQAEQQRLVELKAKQQEIQSAQSKLEQKSSVLADRLKRLEQEKESLNQSVEQLWAKLDALPQLNWSEKNLKTLELAELQALYQLFGEEQAQKTKQLKLLVDIQHKWAILAEKKKATKNNYAEKEQQKEKILESLAQLEAELAEKLEQDQKILQQAQSALAQLGRELSSSKQLKQEIAVLKSDYKNYQALLEQAQKLQQELAIMAVNWEKSSKDLQRCQKEREEQKEKQLAEKAALLQLEKQRKEQFGDLQAEKARKKFVEQLAQLRKAEKKAQTLLAQLQSEKEALKGGLRQLGQQLQGNEKEEAELRLKLADLAGQLGFENLEKLSQALLPAKKAATIAEAKEKAAQEKLRLDDRAEQLELQAKNIAENWPNLSPLADYLAEKERLQKIIKEEQAEIGRTLERLDRQKEQEKKVKRIQLAHKKQEKETDRWILLKNEIGSADGKKFRDIANAISLERLLYYANQHLRSFAQNRYELEKESYDSLNINVIDAFQAGSKRPLSTLSGGETFLCSLALALALSNLSAKQQMQSLFIDEGFATLDQETLGFALQLLERLEHEGKRIGLISHLELLKERIPCQIQLQKKGEGRSELQIV; this is translated from the coding sequence ATGAAGATCCTAAAACTCTATATCCAAAATATTAACTCTTTACAAGCAGAAGAGCCCATTTGCATTGATTTTGAAGCGGCGCCTTTAAAAGAGCACAGTCTTTTTTTAATTGCTGGACCAACAGGCTCTGGAAAAACAACTTTATTAGATGCCATGACTTTGGCGCTTTATGGAAAAGCCGCCCGTTTTAGTGGTACGCAAGGAAGCGACCACGGAAAAGAAAGCAATATGATTTCTAAAGGCCAAAAAAATGCTTTTTCGGCCTTAGAGTTTTCGGCCAAGGGCGGAGTTTATCGCGCAGAGTGGACAGTGCGCATCAATAGAAACGGAAAATTGGAGCTGCCCAAGCAACGATTGGTGCAAATTATTTCGGAAAAACAAAAACCTATTTTAGCCACTAAAAAAAGAGAATTCCATAAAAAAATAGAAGAACTTTTAGATGGGCTCAGTTTTGAAGGCTTTTGTCGCTCGGTGCTTTTGGCCCAAGGCGATTTTATTGCCTTTTTGCGCGACAAAGAAAATCGCTCAGATATTTTGGCCCGCATTACCTCCGCAGAGCAGTATAGCGAAATTTCTAAAGCCGCATTTCAAAAAGCAAAAGAGGAAAAAGAAAAGCTAGAAGCATTAGAAAAGCAATTGCAGGCCGTTGATTTATTATCGGCAGAAGAATTATTGGCCCTAGAAACGGCTTTGGCCCAAAAAAAGGCCGAAGCAGAAGAGCGACAGCAAAAAGTAAAGGAACTAGAGGGGCAAATTAAATTGGCCGAGCAAAAAAAAGAATGCGAAACTGCCTTGCTCGAATTGCAGCAACAAAAAGCAAGTTGGGCTAAAAATTGGGCGGCCCAAGAGCCAGAACATTTTTTATTGGCCCAACACCAAAAGGCCGAAAAAGCTGGGGGCGAATTGAAGCGCCTAAGCCAGTTGGAGACAGAAATTAAGGCGCTTTTGGTCCAGCAAACAAAAGATGAACAGCAATTGGCCGAAAAAGAAAATGCTTTGGCCAAAGAAGCTACTGTTTTAAAAGAATTGACCCAAAAACTAGCCGAAGAAGAGGCCCAAGAAAATGATTTGCAGGCGCAATGGCAGGCCTGTGAACGCTTGGATCAGGAAATTAAATTTGCGCAAAAAAAATTGGCCGAAACAGAAGCAGCCCTAGAAAAAATATTGGCCCAAGAAAAAAAACAAGCCGCAGAACAGGACCAATTGGCCAAGCAAAAAGAAAAAAGCGAGCAAAAAGCGGCCACTATAGCTTTGGCCCAAAAAGAACAGGCCGCCCTGGCCGATAGTCCAGAAATTATTGAAGAATTGCAGGCCTTGGCCCAAGAAATTGAGCAATTGCATAAGGCCGGAAATGCGCAGCGAGCCGAAGAAAAAAAGCAAAAAAAGGCCAAAAAAGACTTAGAGCAACAATTAGAACAACTTAAAAATAAATTAGCCGAAGAAGTCAAGGAAGAGCAAGCCCTTTCAGAAGCTTTGGCCAAAGAAGAACTAAGTTTAGCGGAGCTGCTTCCCAAAAAGACGCTTTTGGAAAAAGATTTGGCTCAGGCCCAAGAAATTCAAGGGCCTTGGCAAGAACATATCGATTTGCGCAAGGGGATTCAGCAAGCGGAAGAGCAATTGGCCAAAACTTTGGCCGAGAAAACAAAAAATGAAGAAGAATTACAGCCCCTGCAAGAAAATGAGGCCAGAAACAAAGAGCGTTTGACCGATCTGCAAAAACATATTGCTTCTCAAGAACGCCTTTGTGAATTGCTCAAGCAACAAATGGGGGCGGCCCAATATCGCCAATATTTAGAAGAGGGAAAAGCCTGTGCACTTTGCGGATCTACAGAACATCCGCATGCGCATGAAGCCTTTGACCAAGAAGGCAAGCAAAAAGAATTGCAGGCCGAACAGCAGCGTTTGGTCGAATTAAAAGCAAAACAGCAAGAAATTCAATCGGCGCAGAGCAAATTGGAACAAAAAAGTTCTGTTTTGGCCGATCGTTTAAAGCGATTGGAGCAGGAAAAAGAAAGCCTGAATCAATCGGTAGAGCAATTGTGGGCCAAACTAGATGCCTTGCCTCAATTGAATTGGTCCGAAAAAAACTTAAAAACTTTAGAGCTTGCAGAATTGCAGGCGCTTTATCAACTTTTTGGCGAAGAGCAAGCGCAAAAAACAAAGCAACTCAAATTATTAGTGGACATTCAGCACAAGTGGGCCATTTTGGCCGAAAAAAAGAAGGCCACAAAAAATAATTATGCAGAAAAAGAGCAGCAAAAAGAAAAAATACTCGAAAGCTTGGCGCAATTGGAGGCAGAACTAGCAGAAAAGCTAGAGCAAGACCAAAAAATATTGCAACAGGCGCAATCGGCTTTGGCCCAATTGGGCAGGGAATTGTCGAGCTCCAAACAGCTCAAGCAAGAAATTGCGGTTTTAAAAAGCGACTACAAAAATTATCAGGCTTTATTGGAGCAAGCGCAAAAATTGCAACAAGAACTGGCCATTATGGCGGTAAATTGGGAAAAATCGAGCAAAGATTTGCAGCGTTGCCAAAAAGAGAGAGAGGAACAAAAAGAAAAGCAATTGGCTGAAAAAGCGGCCTTATTGCAGTTAGAAAAGCAGCGAAAAGAGCAGTTTGGCGATTTGCAGGCAGAAAAAGCCCGCAAAAAATTTGTCGAGCAATTGGCTCAATTGAGAAAAGCCGAGAAAAAAGCACAAACTTTATTGGCCCAGCTACAAAGCGAAAAAGAGGCTTTAAAAGGAGGCTTGCGGCAGTTGGGGCAGCAATTGCAGGGCAATGAAAAAGAGGAAGCCGAATTGCGTTTAAAATTAGCCGATTTGGCTGGGCAGTTAGGTTTTGAAAACCTGGAAAAATTATCGCAGGCGCTTTTGCCTGCTAAAAAAGCGGCCACTATTGCCGAGGCCAAGGAAAAAGCGGCCCAAGAAAAATTGCGTTTGGATGATCGAGCGGAGCAGTTAGAGCTGCAGGCAAAAAATATAGCCGAAAATTGGCCCAATTTGTCCCCCTTAGCCGATTATTTGGCCGAAAAAGAGCGGCTGCAAAAAATAATCAAGGAAGAACAAGCCGAAATTGGGCGTACCTTAGAGCGATTGGACCGACAAAAAGAGCAGGAGAAAAAAGTAAAGCGCATACAGTTGGCCCATAAAAAACAAGAAAAAGAAACCGACCGCTGGATTTTACTTAAAAATGAAATTGGTAGCGCTGATGGGAAAAAGTTTAGAGATATTGCTAATGCCATTTCTTTGGAGCGACTTCTCTATTATGCCAACCAACATTTGAGAAGTTTTGCGCAAAATCGCTACGAATTGGAAAAAGAAAGCTACGACAGCTTAAATATTAACGTCATTGATGCTTTTCAGGCTGGATCTAAGCGGCCACTCTCTACACTTTCTGGCGGAGAAACTTTTTTGTGCAGCCTAGCCCTGGCTTTGGCCCTCTCTAATTTATCGGCCAAACAACAAATGCAATCTTTATTTATAGATGAAGGTTTTGCGACCTTAGATCAAGAAACATTGGGATTTGCCTTGCAATTATTGGAGCGATTGGAGCATGAAGGCAAACGCATCGGCTTAATTTCTCATTTAGAATTGCTCAAGGAAAGAATTCCCTGCCAAATTCAATTGCAGAAAAAAGGAGAAGGCCGCAGCGAATTGCAAATTGTTTAA
- a CDS encoding IS5 family transposase → MTNVEKTLQNYALTNRFYTAQGEFIFNVWFPPLASKNFIAKRPKRGRPKTISDEFIRYLFRLKVLFSFGYRQLEGILKCVVSEYNLDVNPISYSQICRRVKKLKLNIKPKKTDDELSIAIDSTGLKIKGQGEWRRIKHTEKYRSGWIKVHLAVNDKTGEILVVEITTEQKTDASQLLKMIKKLKPFNIKQVYADGAYDQTKCREAICDAGAVPLIPPRKNARLKKGKNGELVDSYRNDDILYIWELGAAAWKQDLGYHRRNLSETAMMRLKHFFSERLSSISFKMQKQEVLMRIQILNELNAVKLEVAANQ, encoded by the coding sequence ATGACAAATGTAGAAAAAACCTTACAGAATTACGCACTAACCAACAGATTTTATACCGCCCAAGGGGAGTTTATTTTTAATGTTTGGTTCCCGCCTTTGGCAAGCAAAAACTTCATCGCTAAGCGCCCAAAACGCGGCAGACCTAAAACAATTTCTGATGAATTTATTCGCTATTTATTCCGCTTAAAAGTGCTTTTTTCGTTTGGATACCGACAATTAGAAGGTATTCTAAAATGCGTTGTTTCCGAATATAATTTGGATGTCAATCCAATATCTTACAGCCAAATATGCCGTAGAGTCAAAAAACTAAAGCTGAATATTAAGCCTAAAAAAACGGATGACGAGCTGTCTATAGCAATAGATAGTACAGGACTAAAAATAAAAGGACAGGGAGAATGGCGGAGAATAAAACATACCGAAAAGTACCGTTCTGGCTGGATTAAAGTACATTTGGCCGTAAATGACAAAACAGGAGAAATCCTGGTTGTAGAGATTACCACAGAGCAAAAAACCGATGCTTCTCAACTCCTCAAAATGATAAAAAAATTGAAGCCATTTAATATTAAGCAAGTTTATGCAGATGGCGCCTATGACCAAACAAAATGTCGAGAAGCAATTTGTGATGCTGGGGCGGTTCCATTGATTCCCCCACGTAAAAATGCTCGCCTAAAAAAAGGAAAAAATGGAGAGCTAGTCGATAGTTATCGCAATGATGATATTTTATATATCTGGGAGTTAGGAGCGGCTGCTTGGAAACAAGATTTAGGCTATCATCGTCGAAATTTAAGCGAAACGGCAATGATGCGACTCAAGCACTTTTTCTCTGAACGGCTCTCTTCGATCAGCTTCAAAATGCAGAAACAAGAAGTGCTGATGCGTATTCAAATTTTAAATGAGCTTAATGCCGTCAAGCTAGAAGTTGCTGCTAATCAGTAA
- a CDS encoding TolC family protein, which translates to MKKLMFSFFLFWAVLPIRAQEFIPQEFWGLWEATAKRDAGLKSFDLSQEQILLQDKALRYRFLPNLELNASYTRLGEDLRFDSDMESLLMGSQSLLAKEALGIPFNMPLPEQVPLSEIPPILERNILKASADMNWLLYSGGKIKQGRKALQAKGELQLAQKQMQKETLFNNLLQTYDQLGLLLAAEKVLSQTGDYLAQQENFVEKAIANGLAIPIDRKKIELAKKQLALKVEEQKSKKKIVLALLAQQSQLPAEELANLHPQLVLPAEKNWSSEKRVELNALEAAQKALEAQEKMERQSFIPKLALKGHYEILQQDLSLLDPKAYIALGMNWTLFDGRQGHLKAEQKALEQQKIKEKIREVEEQLLLAETKAQADWDLAQEKIELQKAEKKLAEEHYALVQEQYQNGLTDLREPLAALKDIEQISFSLAQSRYQARRAYLALIQAKGQLIKTIEQQ; encoded by the coding sequence ATGAAAAAATTGATGTTTTCCTTTTTTCTTTTTTGGGCAGTACTACCGATAAGGGCCCAAGAATTTATTCCGCAAGAGTTTTGGGGGCTTTGGGAGGCCACAGCAAAGCGAGATGCAGGCCTAAAAAGTTTCGATTTGTCCCAAGAGCAAATTTTATTGCAAGATAAAGCGCTGCGCTATCGCTTTTTGCCCAATTTAGAACTCAATGCAAGTTATACTCGCTTGGGCGAAGACCTTCGTTTTGATAGCGATATGGAAAGTTTGTTAATGGGCAGCCAAAGTTTGTTGGCCAAAGAAGCTTTGGGCATTCCATTTAATATGCCTTTGCCCGAACAAGTACCACTTTCTGAAATTCCGCCCATTTTGGAGCGAAATATTTTGAAAGCCTCCGCCGATATGAATTGGTTATTATATAGTGGCGGAAAAATTAAACAGGGCCGAAAAGCTTTGCAAGCCAAAGGCGAACTGCAATTGGCCCAAAAACAAATGCAAAAAGAAACGCTATTTAATAATTTGCTGCAAACTTATGATCAGTTGGGTTTATTGCTGGCCGCAGAAAAAGTGTTGTCGCAAACAGGCGATTATTTGGCCCAGCAAGAAAATTTTGTTGAAAAAGCGATTGCCAACGGTTTGGCGATTCCGATTGATCGCAAAAAAATTGAACTGGCCAAAAAACAACTGGCCCTCAAAGTAGAAGAGCAAAAAAGCAAGAAGAAAATTGTTTTGGCCCTTTTAGCTCAGCAATCGCAACTGCCCGCAGAAGAATTGGCCAATTTGCACCCTCAATTGGTTTTGCCCGCAGAAAAAAACTGGTCTAGCGAAAAAAGAGTGGAATTAAACGCCTTAGAAGCGGCCCAAAAAGCTTTGGAAGCCCAAGAAAAAATGGAACGCCAAAGTTTTATTCCCAAACTTGCGCTCAAAGGACATTATGAAATTTTGCAGCAAGATTTATCGCTACTCGACCCCAAGGCCTATATCGCTTTGGGCATGAATTGGACGCTCTTTGATGGCCGGCAAGGTCACCTCAAAGCAGAGCAAAAAGCTTTGGAGCAACAAAAAATCAAAGAAAAAATACGTGAAGTAGAAGAACAACTGCTTTTGGCCGAGACCAAAGCGCAGGCGGATTGGGATTTGGCCCAAGAAAAAATTGAGTTGCAAAAAGCCGAGAAAAAATTGGCCGAAGAACATTATGCGCTAGTGCAAGAACAATATCAAAATGGATTGACGGATTTGCGTGAGCCTTTGGCGGCCCTAAAAGATATTGAACAAATTTCTTTTTCCTTGGCGCAAAGCAGATACCAAGCAAGACGCGCCTATTTGGCCCTCATTCAAGCAAAAGGACAGTTAATTAAGACCATCGAACAACAATAA
- a CDS encoding HlyD family secretion protein, with protein sequence MKRLFILGLLPLLLFSCQTEEQPEKIKFPQGKVKYKTLGVSSKIAGRLAKIYVKEGQLVQKGDTLARLDIPEIAAKMAQAEGAILAASGQLEMAKNGATSEQRAQLEQKIEAAKAQLAFAEASEKRLAALHADSLLSTQSYEEVAMKVELAQAQLAALKEKRKEVEKGSRSELVQQAQGQLARAQAAKQELEVAQEEIYIISPANFRIETISLEEGELLGPGYSLFYGYKTESMYFRFSIAESEIYNFEEGQKINVQNPYTKEEIPCELRRIKQLARYASQSSAAPNYELAENLYELQLWPIQKTKSPQYVNATVLLLAEATKK encoded by the coding sequence ATGAAACGACTATTTATTTTGGGCCTTCTGCCCCTACTCCTTTTTAGTTGCCAGACAGAAGAACAGCCAGAAAAAATTAAATTTCCTCAGGGAAAAGTAAAATATAAAACCTTGGGCGTTAGCTCGAAGATTGCCGGCCGCTTGGCTAAAATTTATGTCAAAGAAGGACAGCTGGTCCAAAAAGGCGACACTTTAGCCCGACTTGACATTCCGGAGATCGCTGCAAAGATGGCGCAGGCCGAAGGCGCTATTTTAGCGGCCTCTGGACAATTGGAGATGGCAAAAAATGGGGCAACTAGCGAACAAAGAGCGCAATTGGAACAAAAAATTGAAGCCGCCAAAGCACAACTCGCTTTTGCAGAAGCTTCTGAAAAAAGATTAGCGGCTTTGCATGCCGATTCATTACTCTCTACGCAATCTTATGAAGAAGTAGCCATGAAAGTAGAATTGGCTCAAGCACAACTAGCGGCTTTAAAAGAAAAGCGAAAAGAAGTAGAAAAAGGAAGTCGCAGCGAATTAGTACAGCAAGCGCAGGGACAATTGGCCAGAGCGCAGGCGGCCAAACAAGAATTAGAAGTGGCCCAAGAAGAAATTTATATTATTTCGCCCGCCAATTTTAGAATCGAAACCATTTCGCTAGAAGAAGGCGAGCTCCTTGGCCCCGGCTACAGCCTTTTTTATGGCTACAAAACAGAAAGCATGTATTTCCGCTTTAGCATTGCCGAATCTGAAATTTACAACTTTGAGGAAGGACAAAAAATAAATGTCCAAAATCCTTACACCAAAGAAGAAATTCCCTGCGAATTGCGTCGCATCAAACAATTGGCCCGTTATGCCAGCCAAAGTTCTGCGGCCCCTAACTACGAATTGGCCGAAAATTTATACGAGCTACAACTTTGGCCCATTCAAAAAACAAAAAGTCCGCAATATGTCAATGCAACTGTTTTGCTGCTTGCTGAGGCTACAAAAAAATAA
- a CDS encoding ABC transporter permease has product MKEFFQLLGLEFKRFLSNRVILAIFFMAPVFYGLLFQAVYRKAQLQDLPILVVDADQTPSSALLIDALSDNPSLKVAEVLGEVQYLKEKMLEEEFMAVVQIPQDFEADILQKRHPEVRVDLNMVNLLEANLASRNLQLVLASLNAGFEIEGLKKQGMAPPQAAAAYEAFQISFHKLYNSSGSYLYYMLPGLLAAILQQVIFLAMAISFARDFEDGHFSRLAKASPFAGYSLLLKILPMAIFLPLNYALMYWGFQYFQIDFLMPLDKMLPLVIYFSLAATFIGLLFSIVLPSQLTATELLMVISTPAFVLSGFSWPRSGMPPLLAEAANYIPLTPFIEGLRKLSYYGAELSQIEPEIQQLQFLALSAFVLLFVVVQIKTLLRRRKLNALPESDSKFRAESLKN; this is encoded by the coding sequence ATGAAAGAGTTTTTTCAATTGCTGGGCCTAGAGTTTAAGCGTTTTTTGAGCAACCGTGTCATTCTGGCCATTTTTTTTATGGCACCTGTTTTTTATGGCCTTTTATTTCAGGCCGTTTATCGCAAAGCACAATTGCAAGACCTGCCCATTTTGGTGGTGGATGCCGATCAAACGCCTTCTTCGGCCCTCCTAATCGATGCCCTTTCCGATAATCCAAGCCTAAAAGTGGCCGAAGTATTGGGCGAGGTACAATATTTAAAAGAAAAAATGTTGGAAGAAGAATTTATGGCGGTGGTGCAAATCCCCCAAGATTTTGAGGCCGATATTTTACAAAAGCGTCATCCAGAGGTTCGTGTAGATCTCAATATGGTTAATTTGTTGGAAGCCAACCTCGCCAGCAGAAATTTGCAATTGGTTTTGGCCAGTTTAAATGCGGGTTTTGAAATTGAAGGCCTAAAAAAACAAGGGATGGCGCCTCCTCAGGCTGCCGCAGCTTATGAAGCTTTTCAAATTAGTTTTCACAAGTTATATAATAGTAGCGGCAGCTATTTATATTATATGTTGCCTGGTTTGTTGGCTGCGATTTTACAACAAGTGATTTTTTTGGCCATGGCCATTAGTTTTGCTCGAGATTTTGAAGATGGTCATTTTAGTCGCTTGGCCAAGGCTTCTCCTTTTGCGGGCTATAGTTTATTGCTGAAAATTTTGCCCATGGCCATTTTTCTGCCCCTCAATTATGCCTTGATGTATTGGGGCTTCCAATATTTTCAGATCGATTTTTTGATGCCCTTAGATAAAATGCTGCCTTTGGTCATTTATTTTTCTTTGGCCGCTACCTTTATCGGTTTATTATTTTCGATTGTTTTGCCCAGCCAATTAACGGCCACCGAATTATTGATGGTCATTTCTACTCCCGCCTTTGTTTTGAGTGGATTTAGTTGGCCGCGTTCGGGCATGCCGCCCCTTTTGGCCGAAGCCGCCAATTATATTCCCCTAACGCCTTTTATTGAAGGCCTTAGGAAATTGAGTTACTATGGCGCAGAGCTTTCGCAAATTGAGCCCGAAATTCAACAGCTACAATTTTTAGCGCTTTCGGCTTTCGTTTTACTTTTTGTGGTGGTACAAATAAAAACCCTTTTGCGCAGAAGAAAACTTAATGCTTTGCCCGAATCCGACTCAAAGTTTCGGGCCGAATCCCTAAAAAACTAG
- a CDS encoding Crp/Fnr family transcriptional regulator: MKRLEAAIKARVDFPASDLARLKEEFVEKKLPKGELLLPMGKVCRSLFFIEEGLARSFYYGDSGTDVSLWFFREGEFLTNSESFFQQKPSIYNIELLEDARLYEISHQRLEQLFEELHLIERFGRLLAIEMLGEMIQRWHAMQFKSAKERYDFMLERYPDLFQRLRLGDIASFLGIRPETLSRIRAKH; this comes from the coding sequence ATGAAGCGATTAGAAGCGGCAATAAAAGCTAGAGTAGATTTTCCAGCAAGTGATTTGGCCAGGCTCAAAGAAGAGTTTGTAGAAAAAAAATTGCCCAAAGGCGAATTACTTCTTCCAATGGGCAAGGTTTGTCGCTCACTTTTTTTTATTGAAGAGGGCTTGGCCCGCAGTTTTTACTATGGAGATTCGGGCACTGATGTTAGCTTGTGGTTTTTTAGAGAAGGAGAGTTTTTGACCAATAGCGAAAGTTTTTTCCAGCAAAAGCCCTCTATATATAATATAGAATTGTTGGAAGATGCCCGCTTGTATGAAATTTCGCATCAGCGTTTGGAGCAACTCTTTGAAGAATTGCATTTAATTGAGCGCTTTGGCCGATTGCTAGCGATTGAAATGTTGGGCGAAATGATTCAGCGTTGGCATGCTATGCAATTTAAATCGGCCAAAGAGCGCTACGATTTTATGTTGGAGCGTTATCCCGATCTATTTCAGCGATTACGCTTAGGCGATATTGCTAGTTTTTTAGGGATTCGGCCCGAAACTTTGAGTCGGATTCGGGCAAAGCATTAA